The nucleotide sequence ACGGTGAAAGAAGGCGTGCGTGATGCTGCAAGAATGCGGGAAGATGAGATGGCCGATGCACGACGAAACCTCGACTGGGAGCGTCAGTTCAAACTCCTGATCAATCCAGAAAGAGCGCGTGCTATGTATGAGAAGCGGCCATCAAATGATCATGAGACCTGCTCGATGTGCGGCGACCTCTGTGCGATAAAGATTGTGAAGGATGTTTTAAGTGGCGAGTGAATAGTTTAGAATATCCCGATAAACTGGTGGAGTAAGATGACGATCGCCGCACCAATGATGCCACCGATTGCACAGATCAGTAGAACAATCCATGAATATGTGATATTCAGCCCAAAGAGGATGTTTGCAGCCAGGAGAACAAGCAAACCCATGATTGAATTCACAACGATCTGCTTGACTGCCTTGAAGACGTGATAGACCACAATGATCATCACGAGCAGCGCGAGAAGTATAAACAGCTCTGTCAGCACCAAACCTCACCTCAAGATACTTCACGACCCAGACGCTTAAGAAAGTTTTCGTAACTGTATCTGAATACCTCTTCCTCAGGATCAAGTTCTATCGCTTTTTCAAAGAGCGTTCTGGCATCTTCAAACTCCTCCATCTCCGTCAAAAAAACCGCATAGTTGTGGAGTATCACTGCATCCTCTGGAATAAGTTTAAGAAGGCGCTGATACTCCTTTCTTGCCTCTTCAAACTGCCCGGTATGCTTAAACAACTCAACAAGAAAGTGATGCGCATTGAGATCCAGTGGTTGATCTTCAAGGATTGCTTTAAAAATCTTCTCTGCATTATCAGCGTTTTTAGCGGCATTCTTGTAGATGACATACGCTGGTACATGCAGATCTGCAAGATACAGCTTCACAAGGTTTTTTGAATCGTCATCTGTAGCTCCCGTGCGGATAATCTCTTTGAACCTGCCATACATGACTCCAATGAAGATTCCCTCCAGTTCATCCACCTCTACTCCGATTTCACACTCATCGAGAAAGTATTCAGAGAGTCCAAGAGACTCGATTAGTTCATGCGAGTCCATACCTTCCTCCTCAGGAAAGTACTGCTCAATAAACCACGGGGCAAACCTGTTGAATGCAGACTCACATGCCGCGCCGCTCTCGAAAACAAGCGAATCTGTCCCGAAAAACTCCGTGAATGCAGCGTAAAAAAAGGCGTTTGCAACCTGTTTCATATTTACATCATCAAATTCGTGCATAAAATCCTCCATTCCTATTATGACCTTCCTGTATATATTGGCTTTCCCTCATAGCAACAGGATGAAATCGTTAAGTTTAAGTAGAATCCGCCTGAATAATACTTACCTATAACGGCGTGATTAAGGTGGAGGAAGATGATACCAGAACAGATCAATCCACATCTCTGCACAGGATGCGGAGCGTGTGAACTTGCATGTAGTTTCTACAGGGATGAAGTATTTACGACAATGAGATCGAGTATAATGCTCTTTCGAGAGGAGAAGAAGAATTACTTTGGGGTTGCTGTCAAGGTAACGGATGATGTAATTGCAGGAGTCCCAACAGGCTCACAACTTGCGAGCGAGCGTGAATCAACCGGTGGAGGCGGATCTGCGAAGCCCATTCTCATGCGAGAGGAATGTGACGACTGTGGTGGTGGCGACCCGCTCTGTGTTAAATTCTGCCCAACAGGGGCATTGAGAGGTGAATGAGATGGACTATATGTATTCAGGTTTGATCGCTGTAATCGATCTCGAGTCAGAAGAGGTTGAAGAGGTTGAGCTCGAAGAGGATTTCATCAGGGAGCATCTTGGTGGTGCTTCTGCAAATCTTGCGCTATACGAAGAGTACAGTGAGGATAACCCGATAATTCTTGGAACTGGAATCCTTACGGGATCCCTCGCATCGGGATCTTCACTTGGCGTGATGACGGCAAAGAGTCCGCTCACAGGAGAGATCCAGCATGCACCATTTGTATGGTTCACTGGCCCCGAGCTTAAGTTCACGGGCTTTGACTTTGTTGTCATAAAGGGCGTGGCAGCTGATCCAGTATATCTGTGGATACATGATGAGATCGTGGATATAAACAGTGCGGGAGATCTCTGGGGGATGGATACGTGGGGCGTTGTGGATCACATCAGAGATGAGCAGGGTGAGGAGCGAGTTCAGGTGCTTGCCATAGGTGCTGCAGGTGAGAATAAACTTCCATACGCACAGGTTACCAATAATTACTGGGTAAGCGGTGATTTTGCAGGTTTTGGCGCTATTTTTGGTGAGAAAAATCTCAAAGCGGTTGCATTC is from Candidatus Syntrophoarchaeum caldarius and encodes:
- a CDS encoding membrane protein, with amino-acid sequence MLTELFILLALLVMIIVVYHVFKAVKQIVVNSIMGLLVLLAANILFGLNITYSWIVLLICAIGGIIGAAIVILLHQFIGIF